ATTTACCAAAATATTTTTGTTTAATTTTTCAGATCCCCGACTTCTTTAAGAAGTCGGGGATCTTGTGATTTGTTATTTTGCTTACAGAACTAAAAATTATGATCATCTAATATTATTTTTTAACAAAAATCAGGATATTTTATTACCAAATATTAATTACACATTTAATTTATCGAATCTTTATTATTGCTAGATATAGTTTTCTACTGTTTTCCCTATTATTTAATGGAAAGTCTTATAGATGTTTTAGTATTATTCTCAGAATTACTTCATGGAATCTTCATCTTTTTTAACTGTAAATAACCAAGAAATTGCCCTAGCTGAAGTAGTCAAATACCTACAAATATCGGGTAAATTAGGGAATTTTATCAGTGATGTCCTGCGTCAGCACGTAATTGAACAAGAAATTAATACCAGAACAGATATTGAGATTAGTTCTGCATTAATTGAACAGACAATTATTGATTTTCGCCTCAAAAATCAACTAACTGATGCACAAAAGTTCCAAGAATGGCTAACAAATAATGGTACAGATTACACAACATTTCATACATCTATTACCTTTAGCTTTCAATTAGAAAAACTCAAAGTATTAATCACAGAATCAAAATTACCAGAATACTTTATTGAAAAGAAGCTTTACTTAGATAGAGTTGTCCTTTCGCGGATTCTCGTTGATAGTCAAGAATTAGCAGAAGAACTACAAACTCAAATTGAAGAAGGAAGTAGTTTTGAACAACTAGCAAAAGAGTATTCATTGGCAGATGAACGAGTGTTTAATGGCATGATGGGACCTATTAGTCGGGGAACTATACCGGATGTATTGCGTGCGGCTGTAGATGCAACTACCCCTGGAAAATTGATCAAGCCCATAGAAATAGAAGGACGTTTTTCTTTATTTAGATTAGAACAAATTCTCCCAGCATCTTTAGAAGATCCTCAACTACAACAATCATTAACAAATGAATTATTTGAGAAATGGCTAGGGGAAAAGATTCAAAATCTTGCAGTCAAAATTCAAGTAAATTAATCCATCTAAAAAATCAATTTTAACTAATAAATGTGTTAAACAATTTACCCTGGAATGAACCGCCACTATCCTGGCTAAATGCTGAAGAACAAAGCGAATTAAAACAGCAAGCAGAAATCCATCACTACAAATTGGGTGAAAAAATTTGGTCACAAAAATTAGGTGGTGACCAGTTTTTTATTGTCACTGGTAAAGTTCGGTTACGAGAGGAAGAAGAAAATCAAACTGTAGCTACTTTAGAAACAGGAGATTGGTTTGGTAACTGTCAACAATTATTTGCTGATTGTAAAGCTGTCGCTGCTAGTAAGGAAGTTGTAGTAGTGTGTTGGAATTCGGCTTTATGGAAAAAATTTTTAAATCCTCAAGTTGATGAATTCTGGACGAATACAACAGAGGTAACGGAAAAAGAACCCATTCTAGCATTAACTAATTCTCCCATTTCTTTACCTGCTTCCACACCTCCTCAAGCAATAATTTCCAATTATCCCTTTGTGGGAAGTGGGAATACAGGTGCAGCTTGTTTAACAATGGTAGCGCAACATTTACAAAATCCTGTGCAATTAGAATGGGTACAACGCCAATTGCGGGGACAAAAACCTAAAAACATAGTAGAAGCAGCAGAAAAATTAGGGTTAGTATTGCGAAAAATCCAGGTAAATTGGCGTGAATTACGCCAATTATCTTTCCCCGCTTTATTATTGTGGAATCAAGATAATCAGGAAAGTAAAAATCCTCAATTAAATTGGGTTGTAGCTTATGGAATGAAAGGCAATCTTTTAATTATTGCCAATCCCCAAAATCCTGATTATTCTTGTGAACAATTACCTCAATCTGTGGTAGAAGATTGTTGGGACGGTACATTATGGCAAGCTGAATTAATTTCCCAACAAGAAAAATTTAATTTAGCTTGGTTCATGCCCGCAGTTTGGAAATATCGGGGCTTATTGGGTGAGGTTTTACTAGCTTCCTTTACCTTACAATTATTGGGTTTAGCTTCCCCATTAATTACCCAAGTCATCATTGATAAAGTGATGGTACAGGAGAGTTTAGCCACATTAGATGTCATGGCGATCGCTCTCTTGCTAGTTGCGACATTTGAATCTATTCTGGGTATGCTGCGGTTATTCATATTTACCCACACAGCCCGGCGTTTAGATTTGAGTTTATCAGCCCAACTTTTTCGCCATTTAATGCGTTTACCCTTGGCTTATTTTGAGTCGCGGAGAGTGGGAGATACAGTCGCCAGAGTCCAGGAATTAGAACAAATTCGTCAATTTCTCACAGGGACAGCTCTAACAGTAATTCTGGACAGTATCTTTGCTGTGGTTTACCTGGGATTGATGTTTTATTACAACATTCCTCTGACATTTGTAGCCTTAGCAGTATTACCATTATTTGCGACTTTAACCATTATCGCTACCCCAATTTTGCGAAATTGGCTAAATGAAACCTTTAACCGGAGTGCGGACAGTCAATCATTTTTAGTAGAAACAATTACTGGCATTCATTCAGTCAAAGCCCATGCAGCAGAACCAGTAGCTAGAGAACGCTGGGAAGGCTTATTTGCCCGCTTTATTCGCACCAGTTTTAAAGCCTCAACTACATCTAATATTAGTAGTAATATTGGTGACTT
The window above is part of the Dolichospermum sp. DET69 genome. Proteins encoded here:
- a CDS encoding peptidylprolyl isomerase encodes the protein MESSSFLTVNNQEIALAEVVKYLQISGKLGNFISDVLRQHVIEQEINTRTDIEISSALIEQTIIDFRLKNQLTDAQKFQEWLTNNGTDYTTFHTSITFSFQLEKLKVLITESKLPEYFIEKKLYLDRVVLSRILVDSQELAEELQTQIEEGSSFEQLAKEYSLADERVFNGMMGPISRGTIPDVLRAAVDATTPGKLIKPIEIEGRFSLFRLEQILPASLEDPQLQQSLTNELFEKWLGEKIQNLAVKIQVN